From Megalobrama amblycephala isolate DHTTF-2021 linkage group LG24, ASM1881202v1, whole genome shotgun sequence, the proteins below share one genomic window:
- the si:ch73-217n20.1 gene encoding C4b-binding protein: MQMSVNMAIVWGNVLILVFVHFVVSQRHQCGEPTKYPDKQLDNKYLHKSVFNDGDKVAYRCSLGYSQSDGSRISRCIKGRWTLLNMICQKTKCNALGDIENGQYSQEGRSFGDKAIAMCNKGYVLRGERVRMCVEYGWNGTDPICEVSKIICSAPDVANRWINPEERTQYTVQDTVTITCSEGFDLIGSSVVTCGPDGQWLNLPECHPKVQFSRVLVPLPILETCPTPELGKSGTVKELKSVYVPGDPLSITCNEGFIGSGDFMCDTSEKWIPNEPKCQMINCSAPTVANGRIRGPRVLYKYKDIVDVSCSEGFDLIGPPQVTCGPDGQWQGLPECQPKRISATGKCGPAPSHPNFELRDWSPWNLKEYPSGSRIRYKCGIGHRRARGSDSIRCQGGQWTKLKLHCERKKCGSAGEISYGRFEYTGVSFGHTAKAICQEGYELIGPQIRTCRDGGWDGRNPTCEPVHCPPPPEVKGAEMFDPIYDHVPFGHVVSYHCRTGAMIGARDIYCTQKGTWSAPPPECTDIACPHPHVPRGSRMRGLRSVYKFGNTVTIACDPGLILIGRSFITCGPDGEWKPKLPECKHWDKRFN, encoded by the exons ATGCAGATGTCCGTGAATATGGCGATTGTTTGGGGGAATGTACTCATACTTGTGTTTGTGCACTTTGTAG TGTCTCAAAGACATCAGTGTGGCGAACCAACCAAATATCCGGACAAGCAGCTGGACAACAAATATCTTCACAAATCAGTGTTCAATGACGGGGACAAAGTGGCTTATAGATGTTCTCTGGGTTATTCGCAGTCGGATGGAAGTCGAATATCACGCTGTATAAAAGGACGCTGGACACTGTTGAACATGATCTGCCAAA aGACAAAGTGCAATGCGCTGGGTGACATAGAGAATGGGCAATACAGTCAAGAAGGACGATCATTCGGTGATAAAGCCATTGCTATGTGTAATAAAGG ATATGTTTTGAGAGGAGAAAGAGTCCGTATGTGTGTGGAATATGGTTGGAATGGGACAGACCCCATCTGTGAGG TGTCAAAGATCATCTGTTCAGCACCTGACGTGGCAAACAGATGGATTAATCCTGAAGAAAGGACACAGTACACAGTCCAAGACACTGTAACCATCACCTGCAGTGAGGGATTTGATCTGATTGGCTCGTCAGTGGTCACATGTGGACCAGATGGCCAATGGCTGAACTTGCCTGAGTGTCACCCTAAAG TTCAGTTCTCAAGAGTTTTAGTCCCACTTCCCATTCTCGAAACATGTCCCACTCCTGAATTGGGAAAAAGTGGCACAGTGAAAGAGCTGAAGTCTGTTTACGTGCCGGGAGACCCCTTATCCATCACCTGCAATGAGGGATTCATCGGATCTGGAGATTTCATGTGCGACACAAGCGAGAAATGGATCCCAAATGAGCCGAAGTGTCAAA TGATCAACTGTTCAGCACCTACTGTGGCAAACGGAAGGATACGTGGACCTAGAGTTCTGTACAAATACAAAGACATTGTGGACGTCAGCTGCAGTGAGGGCTTTGATCTGATTGGCCCACCACAGGTCACATGTGGACCAGACGGCCAATGGCAGGGCTTGCCTGAGTGTCAGCCTAAAAGGATTTCAGCTACTG GTAAATGTGGTCCAGCTCCATCACACCCTAACTTTGAGCTCAGAGACTGGTCCCCCTGGAATCTGAAAGAGTACCCATCTGGTTCTCGCATTCGTTACAAATGCGGCATAGGACACCGCAGGGCCAGAGGGAGTGACAGTATACGCTGTCAAGGTGGCCAGTGGACAAAACTGAAGCTCCATTGTGAAC GGAAAAAATGCGGATCTGCTGGAGAGATTTCCTATGGCCGCTTTGAGTACACGGGCGTGTCATTCGGACATACAGCTAAAGCCATCTGTCAAGAAGG GTATGAGCTGATTGGCCCACAAATACGGACCTGCCGAGATGGAGGCTGGGACGGGAGGAACCCTACATGCGAAC ctgTGCACTGTCCTCCACCTCCAGAGGTCAAGGGCGCTGAGATGTTTGACCCCATATATGACCATGTTCCCTTCGGTCACGTGGTGTCCTATCACTGCCGTACTGGCGCTATGATTGGTGCGAGAGATATATACTGCACACAGAAGGGCACCTGGAGCGCCCCGCCTCCTGAGTGTACAG ACATTGCCTGTCCTCACCCACATGTGCCACGAGGATCAAGAATGAGGGGATTAAGGTCTGTCTATAAATTCGGGAACACAGTGACAATTGCCTGCGATCCTGGTTTAATACTCATTGGACGGAGTTTCATCACCTGTGGCCCAGACGGGGAGTGGAAACCAAAACTTCCAGAATGTAAGCATTGGGACAAAAGATTCAACTGA